The Vulcanimicrobium alpinum sequence TCCGCGAAGTAGCGCTCGACCTCGTCGTCGCCGTGCATCAAGTGTCCGCAGCCGTCACGATCGTGATACGGCTCGCTCACCGCCGCGGTTCCGCTCCCGATGCTGCCGTCGAGGAAGACGTCGCCGCCGACGTACGGGAGGCCGAGGTCGCGCGCGAACGCCGGTTCGCGTTCGCAGATTTTCGGATGCCACTTGGCGGCGCCGGCGTCGCGCAGCGCCGCGATCTCGGCACGGTAGGCATCGTGCGAGCCCAGGCCGACGAGCTGAACGTGCAGGTGGAGCGCCCCCTCGCGCAGCGCGGTCTGCGTTGCACGGCGATCGGCGGCGCGCTTCGCCTCGGCCGGCAGCGCGCCGAGGATCGCGGACTGCGCGCGCCAGTTGGCCTCGAGGAAGAGCCGCCCCGTCGGCGTGCCATCGACGTCACGCTCGATTCCCGGGAGCTCCGGCGGGAGATCGGCGAACGCGAGCGCCTTGCGGTTGAGGACGCAGGAATGCCCGTCGACGCGCGCGAGCATCGCAATCGCGTCGGGGTGATGGGCGTCGATCGGGGCCGCGCTCGCGCTCCCGCCGTCGTCCCAGTGCGACTCGTCGTAATTGCCGCCGACCACGAAGGCGCCGCGCGGCAGCGCGGCGATCTGCCGCGCATACGACGCCGCGTCGCGTACGGCGCTGAAATCGTACGGTCCGAGAAACAGGCCGGTGTCCGTCAGGTGCACGTGACAGTCGGCGAACGCCGGGTAGAGCGCGCGCCCGTCGAGGTCGACGACCGGGATATCGCGGCCCGCCTCTCGCAGATCGAGCGAGGCGATGCGGCCGTCCGAAACGACGAAGCCGTCGAACCGCAGCCACGCTCCGCTCGACGGATCATAGGTCGCGCAGGGGCCGCCGGTTACTGCGAACGTCGACACAACGAAGGCAGTTCTCGCGCGCGCCGCGCTCTTACTCTCTCAGCCGCTGGGGATCGTGACGACGATCTTCCGACGAGGTTCCCGCGGACAGCTGCCGCAACGAAGCGGAGGCTTCGGCGAAGTCGAACGACGCGGCGATCGGAATACGAAGCTCCCCGCGCGCAATCAGCTCGTACACTTGCGCCGTCGTCGTCATCGCCTGTTCCATGCGGATATAGCGCACGGAGACCGAATGACCGGCGTCGGGCGGGCCGAAGAATGTGGAGATCAACATCCCCCGGGCCGCACGACGGCGGCACTCGCGCGGAGCGCGTCGCCGGCGGCGACCAGATCGACCAGCGACGTCGTCGAAACGCAGGGCCTCGACGTCACCGTACTCGTCGGCTACGAGCGCGCGCACGCCAGGGATGCCGATCCGCAAAGCGTAGTCATCGCTCCTATGCTGCCACGGCAAGGAGCGTAAGGAGTGGACTTTTCCGGACGCGGCGCGCGGCTGTACGTCCAGCTCGGACACGGAGACGGTGAGCGTCGCCGCGCGACTGTGGAAGGGTACGGCACCCCCACGGCCGTCGAACGCTTGATCGGATCGCGCATGCAAGGCTTCACGTCGGTGGTGCGCGTCGAGCGCGGCGACGGGTTCGTGCAGACGCCGCTGGGTCGGATCGCGATCAAAGCCGGCGACGTGCTGGTGATGCCGGCCGGCGACGTCGTGCACGGTTTCTACGGGCCGCATCGCACGGAAACACTCGCGCTGCCCGTACTGATCGAAACGGGCGCCGTGATCCGCGCGAGCGAACTGCCGCGCAGCTTGTTCGAGCTCGACGATTCGCGCGTTCTGGCACGCCTGCAGTACGCGCCGCACGATCGCGCCATCCGCCGATCGACGCACGAGACCGTCCTCGCACGCGCAATCCGCACGATCGCGCACGACCCGTGGACGGCACGGCTGTCGCGCATCGCGCACGGGTTGGGGTATACGACCGACGGTCTCACCGCGTTGATGCATCGCTGGACCGGCAACGGCTTCGCGCGTTGGCGCGACGCGCTGGCGATGGCGAGCTCGCGGGACGTGCTGGCGACGGCGCCGACGGTGGCAGCGGCGGCGCGCGAGCTCGCCGTCGATCCTCACTATCTTCATCGGCGCTTTGCGCTCGCACACGGCACGACGCCGCTGCGCTGGCGGGCCTCGCCGACGCTTCCGCCCGATGCGATCGCGCATCACTGGGACGCGATCGGACGCTTCCTCTTCGGTCACGCGTCGCCGGCGACGGTCGTCCGAGGCGACGTCGCACGACACTGAACGCGAAACCATCCGGATTCGTCCACTCTTTCGACACGGCGGGATGGTACCGTGCCGACATGCACGATACGATGACCCGTCGCACCGCCGCGCGCCTGATCGCGGCGAGTACCGCCGCCGTCGCGGCGGTGCGGCCGTTCCACGCCGAAGCCGCCCCCTCGAAAACGATCAGCCCCGTCGATCCGCATCCGCGCAAACGCGTCACGGTCCTCGACGCTTCTATGAGTTACGTCGAGGTCGGCAGCGGCGATCCGATCGTGCTGTTGCACGGGAACCCGACGTGGTCGTATCTGTGGCGCAACGTCATCAGCGGCTTGCACGGGACGGGCCGGCTGCTCGCGCCCGATCTCGTCGGGATGGGGCAATCGAGTCCCTCGCCGCAACGCCGGTACCAGGTCGTCGATCACGCGCGGTATCTGGACGCGTGGTTCGATGCAGTCGGGGCGACGAAGAACGTCACGCTCGTGCTGCATGACTGGGGTTCGGCGCTGGGGTTTCACCGCGCCGCGCGGTTTCCCGATCAAGTCCGCGCGATCGCGCACATGGAGGCGATCATCCAGGATCGCACGTGGGCGGAATTCGGTCCGTTCGAACAGACGTTTCGGACGTTGCGCTCGCCGAAGGGCGAGGAACTCGTCCTCGACCACGACTTCTTCGTCGAGCAGGTGCTTCCGCACGCCGTCCTGCGCAAGCTAGGCCCGGACGAGCTCGAACACTATCGAGCTCCCTTCCGCACGCGCGCGTCGCGCTGGCCGACGCTGATCTTCCCACGCGAGATCCCCGTTGAGGGGCAGCCGGCCGACGTGGCGGCGATCGTCGCAAACAGTAAGCGCTATCTTTCGGCGGCGACGATTCCGAAGACGTTCATCAACGTCGTTCCGGGCACGATCTCGGAGTCCGCTCGGGCCGCTGCGCGCAGGTTTCCCAACACCAAGGAAGTCACGGTCAAGGGCATCCACTACGTTCAGGAGGACTCCCCCGCGCAGATCGCCGATGCGGTGCGCGACCTGCTGACGCGCGCGTAGTTACCACGGGTAGGCCGCCCGGCCGACGAGATCGCTGCGACCGCCGGCGACGATCGTTCCGTTGAACCGATGACGGACTCTGCTCGACCTATCCAGGGAACAGCAGGGCCGCCGGTCACCGCGAACGTCGTCACGACGAAGGAGATTCTCGCATGCGTAGCGCTCTCAGCCTCGCGCTTTCGCTCGCCGCCGCGCTCGCCGCGAGCGCCGGCGCCGAACCCGGCGAACACGTCAGCACCCTCGCCGATCAGCGCGGCGTGGGGCTCACCATCTACAACACCGATCTCGCGCTGGTGCGCGACCGGCGCCGGCTCGATCTCCCGAAAGGCGAATCGCGGCTCGCGCTGCGCGACGTGAGCGCGCAGATTCAGCCGGAGACGGCGCTCCTGCAGACCCTCGGATCACCGGAACGGCTCAGCGTGATCGAGCAGAACTTCGACTTCGATCTGCTCTCGCCGCAGAAGCTGCTGCAGAAGTACGTCGGGCGCGACGTCGACGTCGTGCACGTCGATCCGCGGGCCGGCGCGCGGCGCACCGAACGCGCGCGCGTCCTCGCGACGAACGACGGCGTCGTCCTGCGCTACCCCGACCGCATCGAGACCTCGATCGACGGACACCTCGCGTTTCCGTCGCTCCCCGCCGACCTGCGCGACCGGCCGACGCTGGTGAGCGAGGTCGAGAACGCGCGCGACGGGACGCAGGACGTCGAATTGACCTATCTCACCGGCGGACTGACCTGGAAAGCCGACTACACCGCACTGCTCAACGCGAACGACACCGCGCTCGATCTGCGCGGGCTCATCACCTTGCGCAACACCAGCGGCACGACCTACACGGGCGCCAACGTCCAGCTCGTCGCCGGGAACGTCAACGTCGTGCGTTCGGAACTGCAGAGCGCCCCGAAGAATCTCGCCGTCATCGGCAACGCCGCCGCGCGCCCGTCGGAACAGAGCCTCTTCGAGTACCACCTCTACACGCTGCCGCGCAAGACGACCGTCGCCGACAATCAAACGAAACAGGTCGAACTGCTGACGGCGCCCGCCGTCGCCGTCACGAAAACGCTGGAACTGCGAGGCGCGCCCTATTACTATCGGTCGCAGGCGCCGGACCTGGGGGCGCGGCTTCCGGTCGGGACGTATGTCTCGTTCGTCAACAACGGTGCCGGCCTCGCCGTCCCGCTTCCGCAAGGCGCGGTGCGGGTCTACAAGCGCGACCTCTCCGGCACCGCGCAGTTCGTCGGGAGCGATACGATCGAGCACACGCCCAAAGGCGAGACGATCCGCCTCCACCTCGGCGACGCCTTCGACGTGACGGCGCGCAAAAAGCAGACCGAGTGGCGAGTGCTCGAGCCCGCGGGGACGTACGAGAGCGCCTACGAGATCGTCCTGCGCAACGCGAAGACCGCCCCCGAAACGGTCCTCGTCGTCGAGCCGATCGGCGGCGAATGGACGATTCTCGAATCGTCCGCGCCGTACAAGAAGTCGTCGTCGTCGACGGCGTCGTGGGCGATTCGCGTCCCGGCGGGCGGCGCCGCGACCCTCACCTATCGCGTGCGCGTCCGCTACTGATCGCGCTGCCGTCCCTGCAAGCGTGACGCCGCACGACAGGCGCGGCGGCGCGCGAACGGGTACAGGTAGCCGGTCATGACCCCTCCGACGACGACGCGATGACGGCGAAGACCGTGCGGCTCGGCCTCCTGGGCGCTGCCGCGGGGCTCGGTTTCGGCTACACGGCGGTGCGCGCGGTGCAGGCGCTGCGGGATCAGCGTACGCCCTATCCGCTGCTTCCCGAGCGCGACCCGCAACGGTACGGGCGCGTCCGCCGCGCGCTCTCGCTGGCCGCGATCGGCCGCGAAGCCGCCGGGCTCGCCGTCACCGCGTTCGCGATCGGCGATCCGCTCGACCGCGCGCTGCAGCCGTTACCGCGGCCGCTGCGCGCACCCGCGTTCGCGCTGACGGTGGCGGCGATCGACGCCGTGCACGGTCTCGCGGTCGAGTACGTCGACGGCTTCGTGATCGAGCGGATCTACGGCAACTCCGATCAGACGGCACGCGCCTGGTTTGCCGATCGCATCAAGGCGACGGCGCTCGGCGCAGGGGTCACCGCGGTGCTCGTCGCGCTCTTCGACGCGCTCGTCGTACGCGCGCCGCGCAGTTGGCCGTGGCTGACGATCGCCGCGACGCCGCCGCTGCTCGCGGTCGCGACCGTCATCGTGCCGACGTTCGTGATGCCGCTTTTCAACCGCTACGAACCGGTCACCGGCGAACTCGAAACGGCGATCCGCGCGCTCGCCGACCGCTACGGCGTCGGCAACGCGTCGATCCTGCGTTTCGACATGAGCCGTCAGACGAAGAAAGCCAACGCCTTCGTTACCGGCGTGCTCGGCACCGAGCGCATCGCGCTGGGCGACACGCTGATCGATGCGTTCGCCGACGACGAGACGCTCTTCGTCGTCGCGCACGAACTCGGTCACTACGTGCGCCGCGATCCGTGGCTGGGGATCGCGCTCTCAACGGGCGCGGTCGCCGTCACGATCCTGGGCGCGAACGCCCTGCTGCGCCGCACGACCGGCCGCGGCCTCGACGGGCCGGCGCAGGGAGCGCGGCTCGCGTTTTATGCGGCGCTGCTGCAGTTCGCATTCGGACCGCTCGCGAACGCGACATCGCGCGGGATGGAAGCGCGCGCGGACCGCTTCGCGCTCGCCGCCACGGGCGACTACGACGCGGGGATCCGCGCGTTCCGCCGCCTCGCCGAACAGAACCTCGCCGAACTCGAACCGCCGCGCTGGGCCGAACTCCTCTTCGCCTCGCACCCCTCCCTCGCCTCACGCATCCGCGCCCTGTCACGCTGAGCCCGTCGTCACGCCCTATTCGAATTCGTCGTCCCGGTCGGCGGCCGTGCGTTCTTCAGCGCGAGCGTGGGTGTCGAGCCAGCGGACGAACGGCGCGGTCGCGCGCATCGCGTCGTGGAAGACGGCGCGGGCTCCGCGCTCGGTGAACTCGGCGTCGGTGACGTCGCGGCGCAGGAGGTAGTTGCGCGCGCGGATCAGCGGCAGGCGCGGGTGCGTCTTGGGGAAGCCGCGCGGGGTGATCCGCAGCGGTTCCGTGTCGAGCGGAAGGTACGGACGGATCGCCGCGCTGCGCAGGATGCGGTCGAACGCGCGCGCGTCCGCACCGTCCTCGGCGAACGTCGAGCGCAGCGCGTGCAGCGCCGGCTTCTCGGGGACGTAGATCCCCGCGCTGAAGTGGACCCTTCCCGGCGCGACGTGCAGATAGTAGCCCGCGTACGCGCCGTTCTTCCCGCCCGGCGAGAGCCACGCCGAGAGCCACGTCTTGTACGGATCGCGGCCGGTATGAAAGCGCGTGTCGTTCGCGAGCCGGAACAGGCACGCGCGCGGATCGACGTGCGCAAGCCGGTCGTCGGAGCGCGCGCCGGCGAGCACCAGCATCGTCACGAGGTCTTCCCAGGCGTGACGGACGTGGCCGTGCCAGTCGGCGCGGTGGGCGTGAAACCAGGTGCGGTCGTTGTTCCGCTTGAGCCCGCGCAGGAAGCGGAACGTGCGCGCGACGTCGAGCGGATCGTCAGAGCGCTTCGATCGCATCCCACATCCGCGCTTCGATCGCGTTCCACGTGCGCGCCTGCGCGTGCGCGACCCCGCGCGCGACGCGCTCGCCGTCGCCGCGAAGCGCCGCACGCGCCGCCGCCACGAACCCCAGCGCGTCGTCCGCCAGGAAGACCGCGTCCGCAAACTCCGCGGCGACGTCGGCGATCGCCGTCGACACCACCGGCGTGCGCGCGGCGAAGTATTCGAGCGTCTTCGTCGGCGAGATGAACTCGGTGGCGCGGTTGCGCGCGAACGGCATCAGTGCGACGTCGAAGCCGGCGAGCCACGAGGGCAGACCGTCGTACGCGACCCCGCCGGTGAGATGGACGTTGGGCCGGCGCGGCAGGCGCGCCGGATCGAGCTTCACGACCGGACCGACGAGCAGCACGTGCCCGTCGGGGAACGCCTCGGCGAGCGCATCGATTAGCGCGACGTCGATGCGTTCGTCGATCACGCCGACGTAGCCGAAGACCGGTCCTCGCAGCCCCGCCGCGAGCGGATGCGGCGCGACGTCGGCGCTGAAGCGCTCGAATTCGACGCCGCTCGGCTCGCAGCGCGCCTTCGCGCCCAGTGCAGCGCGCTTCGCGTAAAGCGAACGTCCGCCGCAGAAGACCAGATCGGCGCGCGCGAGGACATCACGGTCGTGCTCGGCCATCCCGGCCGGCGCGAAGTCGAACTGCGCGAGTTCGTCCATCACGTCGTAGACGAGCGGCGCGGCGTCGAACGCATCGGCGAGCGCGCGCATCATCGGCGTGTAGAGCCACACCCCGGCCGTCCCGGCGCCGGCGACGGCGCGCGCCGTCGCGATCGCGTCGTCGTCGACCAGCGGCGGCGACCAGCCCCGCCGGCGCCGCGGACGCACGACGGTCACGCCACCGTCGCGCAGGATCTCGTCGCGGTCTTCGTGCGCCGCGAACGGTTCCTCGACGACGACGACGGGGACGCGCCGTGCGATCCGCGAGAGCAGATGATGCGGCCGCTGCCACACGCCGTCCCACCGCAGATGCAAGCCCGCAACGAACGCGCGCGGCGTCACCGGCGCGCGCCGCCGGGGAAGTACGGAAAGGGTTCCGGATCGTGCACGATCCGTTGGGTACGGCGCACCCGATGCGAATCCCGGGGCGCCGAAGGGCACCGACGCATATTCGCGAAATCTCTTGAATATGGCACGAGCGGCCGAAGCGCGGCGCAAACGGCAGTTCAAGGACGCGGTGTACGCCGCAGCGGCGCGCGTCCCGGCGGCGCTCGCCAACCGTCATCGTCTCGAACTCCTCGATTTGCTCTCCCAGCGGCCGCGCGCCGTCGCCGACGTCGCGGCCGAGGCAGGGATCACGATCGCCAACGCCTCCCAGCATCTGCAGGTCCTGGCGCGCTGCGGGCTGGTTGCGGTCGAACGGCGCGGCACGTATGCCTTCTATCGCGCGGCGGGACCGCCGGTCTTCCGACTGCTCGCCGAGATCCGCGCGATCGCCTCGTCGATCGACGCGCGCGTCGCCGACGCGGAGCGCGCGTATCTGGGTTCGCGCGAGCCGTGCATCCCGACGTACGGCGAGGCGTGCGGCGCCCTCGACGACCCGCGAACGATCCTCCTCGATGCGCGTCCGCGCGAAGAATACGAGGCCGCGCACCTGCCCGGGGCGATCAGCGCACCGCTCGATGCCTTGCGATCGGGAACGATCGGGTTGACGCGTTCAAGGCGGTACGTCGTCTATTGCCGCGGTCCGTACTGCGTCTTCGCCGACGACGCGGTCCTGCTGCTGCGCGAACGCGGCTTCGACGCTACTCGCCTTGCACTCGGACCTGCGGAATGGGTCGCCGCCGGCGGTGAGGTCCAGCGTGCCGGCTGACGGCGTGCGGCTCGGGCTGGCCGCGAACGCGCGGCAATTCTGGCTGCTCGTCGTGGTGAACGCGTTCGTGGGAGCGATGGTCGGGATGGAGCGCGACGTGCTGCCGCTCGTTGGAACGCGCCTCTTCGGACTTACCTCGGAGACTGCGGTGCTCTCGTTTATCGTCACGTTCGGCATCACCAAAGCCCTCGCAAACCTCTACGCCGGTCATGCGGCCGACCGCGTCGGCCGCAAACCGCTGCTCGTCGCGGGCTGGCTGATCGCAATCCCGGTGCCGTTTCTCCTCATGTTCGCGCCGTCGTGGAACGGAATCGTCTTCGCAAACGTGCTTCTCGGGATCAACCAGGGCCTGTGCTGGTCGATGACGGTCGTGATGAAGATCGACCTCGTCGGCCCGCGCCGGCGCGGGCTGGCGATGGGACTCAATGAATTCGCGGGCTATCTCGCCGTCGGCGTTGCAGCGTACGCCTCGGGCATTATCGCCGCCGCGTACGGGTTGCGGCCGTGGCCGTTCGCGCTCGGGATCGTTTCGATCGCCGCGGCGCTCCTGATCTCGGTCTGCTTCGTGCGCGAGACGCACGGTCACGCGCGCGTCGAGGCGGCGCAGCGCGACGCCTGCGATGCCCGGCCGTCGTTCGGCGCGCTGTTTGCACGCGTCTCGTGGCGCGATCGCACGCTTTCGGCGATCAGCCAGGCCGGGCTCGTCAACAACCTCAACGACGGTCTTGCGTGGGGGCTGCTCCCGCTGCACTTCGCCGCGGCCGGGCTCGCGCTCGAACGCATCGCTCTGCTTGCCGCCGTCTATCCGGCGACATGGGGGTTGTGTCAGTTGGCAACGGGTGCGCTCTCCGATCGCATGGGACGCAAAGGGATGATCGTCGGGGGGATGTGGAGCCAAGCCGTGGCGATCGCCCTCTTTCTCACGCCCGCGAACTTCGCCGCATGGTTCGCGGCTGCCGTACTGCTCGGCGTCGGCACGGCGATGGTGTATCCTACGCTGCTGGCCGCGATCGGCGACGTCGTCGACCCGCTCGTGCGCGCGTCGTCGGTCGGCGTCTACCGGCTCTGGCGCGACTCCGGCTACGCCTTCGGCGCGCTGCTCGCAGGCGCCGTCGCCCAGACGCTCGGTCACAACGCCGCGATCGCCATCGTCGCGACGATCACGTTCCTGTCGGGCGCGATCGTCGCCATGCGCATGCGCGAAACGTGCCCCTCCGCCTGATCCGCCTCGTTCCGGGAGCATCGCCGTGATTTTTCGTCAGATTCTACGCGCAGCAACCGGCTGCGCTTCGTACGTCTTCGGTTGAGGCGGCCAGGGCCGCGCAGCGGTCGTCGATCCTCAGTTCGAGGTCGCTCACTATGAAGAACTCGCCGCCTCCCACGCGATGAAGATCGAAGCGGTCTTCGCGACGCACGTGCACGCCGATCACCGCTCCGGCGCTCGCGCGCTCGCCGATCGCACGGGCGCGACGCTCTATCAGCACCGCTCGGCCGCGCTCGCCTATCCCTTCGCCCCGCTCGACGACGGCACCGAGATTTCGCTCGGAAACGTCGTCATACGCGCGATGCACACGCCGGGCCATACGCCCGAGAGCGTCTGCCTGCTCGTCACCGACCGAACGCGCGCCGCGGAGCCGTGGTTCGTGTTGACCGGGGATACGCTCTTCGTCGGCGACGTCGGCCGGCCGGATTTCGGCGGCGACGACGCGGGGCGCAGCCTTTACGCGTCTCTCCAGCGTCTGCTCGCGCTTCCCGACCACGTCGAGGTCTATCCGGCGCACATCTCGGGGAGCCCGTGCGGACGCGCGATGAGCGGCAAGCCGTCGTCGACAATCGGATTCGAGCGACGCTTCAATGCCGCGCTTCAGGCCCCTGATCGCGATGCGTTCGTGGCGATGCTCTTCGAGGGACTGCCGGAGAAGCCGGCGTCGTTCGCCGAGATGATCGCCGCCAACCGCGCGGGCTAGAGCCGCCCGGCTTCCTGCACACGCCCGCCGACCAGATGATCGCCTTCGGGCTCGCCGCGATCGCGACGCGCCAGCAGTTCGCTCGGCGGGATTGCGCGGTCGTCGCGCTCCCACCAGCCCGCGCGGCGCGGCGCAGTGATCCGGCCGGTGCGTACGAGTTCGGCGATCGCGTCGGCGACGGCGGTCGGCCGCGGCTCGCCGCGCGGTCCGGCGAACGTGAACACGCCGTCCTCGGCGACGCCTGCGTCGTCGCGCAGGAGCGAGTGCCAGTCGGTCATCCCGAACGCCGCCCACGCGCCGACCGCGCGGACATCGACCCCGGCATCGCGCAAAGCGCGCACGTCGTCGACGTGCTGCGCGAGCCAGCGCACGCGCTCCGGCGCGGGGGCATGCACGTGCACCTCGCCGAGGGCCAGCGGAAGACGCAGGCGTTCGGCGGCAGCCCACAATAGGGGCGCCGCGCGCGGCGCCTCTTCACCCGCGACGTAGACCGCCGGAACGTCGCCGATGCTGCCGTCCGGCGCGGTGAACACGTAGCGTTCCGAGTGCGGATAGTGATTGAAGGCGACCAGATCCGGCGCCGTCGCGCGTGATTCGAGCGCCGCGAGTTCCGCCGCGAGCACGCCGCCACGATCGAGCAGAAACCCGCTCAGCGGATGCGCGGCGCCGACGCGGCCGGCAACGAGTTCGGCGGAGAGAAA is a genomic window containing:
- a CDS encoding amidohydrolase is translated as MSTFAVTGGPCATYDPSSGAWLRFDGFVVSDGRIASLDLREAGRDIPVVDLDGRALYPAFADCHVHLTDTGLFLGPYDFSAVRDAASYARQIAALPRGAFVVGGNYDESHWDDGGSASAAPIDAHHPDAIAMLARVDGHSCVLNRKALAFADLPPELPGIERDVDGTPTGRLFLEANWRAQSAILGALPAEAKRAADRRATQTALREGALHLHVQLVGLGSHDAYRAEIAALRDAGAAKWHPKICEREPAFARDLGLPYVGGDVFLDGSIGSGTAAVSEPYHDRDGCGHLMHGDDEVERYFADAEALGISAGVHAIGDRAIEQCIAAWERVLGGRPSPRNRHFIEHFEIATPAQIARCAHLGIFLSMQPQFDAYWGFPGGMYDVRLGAPRARTMNALASAKRAGATLVGGDDSPVCRLSPLDGMRAACAHHNADERLDVEDALLMYTYDAARFGHAEARTGRLAPGLAADFVVLDGDPIAQRTFEGVRVAQTWSDGTCVAELR
- a CDS encoding haloalkane dehalogenase, whose amino-acid sequence is MTRRTAARLIAASTAAVAAVRPFHAEAAPSKTISPVDPHPRKRVTVLDASMSYVEVGSGDPIVLLHGNPTWSYLWRNVISGLHGTGRLLAPDLVGMGQSSPSPQRRYQVVDHARYLDAWFDAVGATKNVTLVLHDWGSALGFHRAARFPDQVRAIAHMEAIIQDRTWAEFGPFEQTFRTLRSPKGEELVLDHDFFVEQVLPHAVLRKLGPDELEHYRAPFRTRASRWPTLIFPREIPVEGQPADVAAIVANSKRYLSAATIPKTFINVVPGTISESARAAARRFPNTKEVTVKGIHYVQEDSPAQIADAVRDLLTRA
- a CDS encoding DUF4139 domain-containing protein; translated protein: MRSALSLALSLAAALAASAGAEPGEHVSTLADQRGVGLTIYNTDLALVRDRRRLDLPKGESRLALRDVSAQIQPETALLQTLGSPERLSVIEQNFDFDLLSPQKLLQKYVGRDVDVVHVDPRAGARRTERARVLATNDGVVLRYPDRIETSIDGHLAFPSLPADLRDRPTLVSEVENARDGTQDVELTYLTGGLTWKADYTALLNANDTALDLRGLITLRNTSGTTYTGANVQLVAGNVNVVRSELQSAPKNLAVIGNAAARPSEQSLFEYHLYTLPRKTTVADNQTKQVELLTAPAVAVTKTLELRGAPYYYRSQAPDLGARLPVGTYVSFVNNGAGLAVPLPQGAVRVYKRDLSGTAQFVGSDTIEHTPKGETIRLHLGDAFDVTARKKQTEWRVLEPAGTYESAYEIVLRNAKTAPETVLVVEPIGGEWTILESSAPYKKSSSSTASWAIRVPAGGAATLTYRVRVRY
- a CDS encoding M48 family metallopeptidase gives rise to the protein MTAKTVRLGLLGAAAGLGFGYTAVRAVQALRDQRTPYPLLPERDPQRYGRVRRALSLAAIGREAAGLAVTAFAIGDPLDRALQPLPRPLRAPAFALTVAAIDAVHGLAVEYVDGFVIERIYGNSDQTARAWFADRIKATALGAGVTAVLVALFDALVVRAPRSWPWLTIAATPPLLAVATVIVPTFVMPLFNRYEPVTGELETAIRALADRYGVGNASILRFDMSRQTKKANAFVTGVLGTERIALGDTLIDAFADDETLFVVAHELGHYVRRDPWLGIALSTGAVAVTILGANALLRRTTGRGLDGPAQGARLAFYAALLQFAFGPLANATSRGMEARADRFALAATGDYDAGIRAFRRLAEQNLAELEPPRWAELLFASHPSLASRIRALSR
- a CDS encoding DUF2461 domain-containing protein, whose amino-acid sequence is MRSKRSDDPLDVARTFRFLRGLKRNNDRTWFHAHRADWHGHVRHAWEDLVTMLVLAGARSDDRLAHVDPRACLFRLANDTRFHTGRDPYKTWLSAWLSPGGKNGAYAGYYLHVAPGRVHFSAGIYVPEKPALHALRSTFAEDGADARAFDRILRSAAIRPYLPLDTEPLRITPRGFPKTHPRLPLIRARNYLLRRDVTDAEFTERGARAVFHDAMRATAPFVRWLDTHARAEERTAADRDDEFE
- a CDS encoding glycosyltransferase, whose amino-acid sequence is MHLRWDGVWQRPHHLLSRIARRVPVVVVEEPFAAHEDRDEILRDGGVTVVRPRRRRGWSPPLVDDDAIATARAVAGAGTAGVWLYTPMMRALADAFDAAPLVYDVMDELAQFDFAPAGMAEHDRDVLARADLVFCGGRSLYAKRAALGAKARCEPSGVEFERFSADVAPHPLAAGLRGPVFGYVGVIDERIDVALIDALAEAFPDGHVLLVGPVVKLDPARLPRRPNVHLTGGVAYDGLPSWLAGFDVALMPFARNRATEFISPTKTLEYFAARTPVVSTAIADVAAEFADAVFLADDALGFVAAARAALRGDGERVARGVAHAQARTWNAIEARMWDAIEAL
- a CDS encoding metalloregulator ArsR/SmtB family transcription factor, producing MARAAEARRKRQFKDAVYAAAARVPAALANRHRLELLDLLSQRPRAVADVAAEAGITIANASQHLQVLARCGLVAVERRGTYAFYRAAGPPVFRLLAEIRAIASSIDARVADAERAYLGSREPCIPTYGEACGALDDPRTILLDARPREEYEAAHLPGAISAPLDALRSGTIGLTRSRRYVVYCRGPYCVFADDAVLLLRERGFDATRLALGPAEWVAAGGEVQRAG
- a CDS encoding MFS transporter, giving the protein MPADGVRLGLAANARQFWLLVVVNAFVGAMVGMERDVLPLVGTRLFGLTSETAVLSFIVTFGITKALANLYAGHAADRVGRKPLLVAGWLIAIPVPFLLMFAPSWNGIVFANVLLGINQGLCWSMTVVMKIDLVGPRRRGLAMGLNEFAGYLAVGVAAYASGIIAAAYGLRPWPFALGIVSIAAALLISVCFVRETHGHARVEAAQRDACDARPSFGALFARVSWRDRTLSAISQAGLVNNLNDGLAWGLLPLHFAAAGLALERIALLAAVYPATWGLCQLATGALSDRMGRKGMIVGGMWSQAVAIALFLTPANFAAWFAAAVLLGVGTAMVYPTLLAAIGDVVDPLVRASSVGVYRLWRDSGYAFGALLAGAVAQTLGHNAAIAIVATITFLSGAIVAMRMRETCPSA
- a CDS encoding family 1 glycosylhydrolase, with amino-acid sequence MSRSNARGFEVWASPEPTVARVDANRIVDQLALTGHDRRDGDVALLASLRIDASRTPVLWERAAPVDPAEIDLRWAERRLSLLRDAGIEPIVTLLHHGSGPRYTDLLDPAFPALFADYAEAVARAFPWVRRWTPINEPLTTARFATLYGVWFPNLADDHAFGRSMVHQTLAQQEAMARIRAIVPGAEFVLTEDLQRFTAGDDGVRDYVAFLRERMFLSAELVAGRVGAAHPLSGFLLDRGGVLAAELAALESRATAPDLVAFNHYPHSERYVFTAPDGSIGDVPAVYVAGEEAPRAAPLLWAAAERLRLPLALGEVHVHAPAPERVRWLAQHVDDVRALRDAGVDVRAVGAWAAFGMTDWHSLLRDDAGVAEDGVFTFAGPRGEPRPTAVADAIAELVRTGRITAPRRAGWWERDDRAIPPSELLARRDRGEPEGDHLVGGRVQEAGRL